From Longimicrobium sp.:
ACGAGGTGACGGCCCGCGCCAGGGCGGCCAGGATCAGCTCGTGCGGCTGCGCGCCGTGCTCCGCCGCGCCCTGCAGCAGCGCCTCGGTGGCCTCCGCCTCCAGCGAGGCGAGCAGCGTCCGCGACGAGGCCACCGTGTTCTCCCCCTCCGCATGGTCGCGGGGGAGGCCGGACGCCGCACCCTCTCCGGCACCCTGCCAGAAGGGGAGCTGCGCCACGATCTCGGGGGATTGCGCCGCCTCGGCCAGCCGGGTGGCCCAGCGCGCCACGGAGGTGGTGCGGGGCGGCAGCGCCACCGCCTCGCCGGCCGAAAGTTGACGGATCGCGGCCGCCAGGTCCTCAAGCAGGATGCGCCACGACACCGCGTCCACCACCAGGTGGTGGACGGCCGCCAGCAGCTTCCGCGGCGCGCCGGCGCCGAGCTCGAAGAGGGTGAAGCGCGCGACGGGCCCGTTCGCCAGGTCCAGGCTCGCCTGGCGCTCGTCGACGGCCGCCGCCAGCGCGGCGGCGCGCGCGAACGCCGTAGTCGCGGAAAGCTCGACGCGCTCGAAGGAGCCGGCCGCCTCCGCCGCGTCGGCGACGTGCTGGCGCCAGCCGTCCGCCGTCTTCTCGAACCGCGCGCGCAGGGCGTCGTGGTGGGTGACGACGGCGCGCACCGCGGCCTCCAGCGTCTCCGCCGTCACGTCGGCGGCGACGTCGAGGAGCAGGCTCTGGTTCCAGTGATGCGGGTCCTCGAACTCCTCCTCGAAGAACCAGCGCTGGATGGGCGTGAGCGGCACCTCGCCCACGACCGGCCCTTCCTCTTCGCCCTCCGCGACCGGATCGGCGATCGCGGCCAGCTCGGCGATGGTGTGGTGATCGAAGATGCGGTTCGGGTTCAGGCGGAGCCCCGCCGCGTTCGCGCGCGCGGCGACCTGGATGGCCAGGATCGAGTCGCCGCCCCGGTCGAAGAAGTCGTCGTGGATGCCGACCTCGTCGACCTGGAGGACCTCGGCCCAGATCGCCGCCAGCGTACGCTCGGCGTGCGTGCGCGGCGCCGCGAAGGCGCCGGCCGCCGCGGCCTCGGGCGCGGGGAGCGCGGCGCGGTCGACCTTGCCGTTGGGGGTGAGCGGAAGCGCGTCCAGCGCCACCACGTGGGTGGGCACCATGTAGTCCGGAAGGCGCGCGGCGAGGAAGCGCCGGAGCTCCTCCGGCGCCCCCTCGCCCTGCCCCGGCACCACGTACGCGGCCAGGCGCGGCTCCTCGCCGGCAAGCGTGACCACCGCCGCCTGCACCGCGGGGTGCGACAGCAGCGCCGCCTCGATCTCGCCCGGCTCCACGCGGAAGCCGCGGACCTTCACCTGCCGGTCGGCGCGGCCCAGGAACTCGAGCGCGCCGTCGGCCAGCTGGCGGACCCGGTCGCCCGTGCGGTACATGCGCCCGCCCGCCGCGGCGAACGGGTTCGGCGCGAAGCGCTCGGCGGTGAGGCCGGGCCGCGCCAGGTAGCCGCGAGCGACGCCCGCGCCGCCCACCCAGAGCTCGCCGGCCACGCCGGGAAGCACCGGGTGCAGCGCCGCGTCCAGCACGTACAGCTGGCAGTTCGGCAGCGGCCGGCCGATCGGCACCGTCGCCGCGGGAGATTCCTCCCGGCGGCCCACGGGCAGCGTCGACACGCCGACCGTCGTCTCCGTGGGCCCGTAGTGGTTGACCACCCGGCAGTGCGGCGCGAGGTCGGCCACGCGCTCGACCAGCGGCCACGGCGCCGCCTCGCCGCCCAGCACCAGCAGGCGCCGGGGGATGAGGCGCTCGGGGCGGGCGCCCTGCAGCAGCGCGCCCAGGTGCGACGGCACGATCTTCAGGCAGTCGATCCGGTGCCGCTGCAGGTAGTCGCCCAGCGCCTCCGCGTCCGACGCCGTCTCCGATGCGATGACGTGCAGCGTGCCGCCGCCGCAGAGCGCGCCGAAGACCATGGTGTTGCCCAGGTCGGCGGCGAAGGTGGAGACGGTGGCGAACGACGCGCCCGCCTCGATCCCCAGCCGCTCGCGGGCGGCGGCCACGTAGTGGGCGATCTGCCGGTGCTCCACCGCCACGCCCTTGGGCTTCCCGGTGGAGCCGGAGGTGAAGAGCACGTACGCCAGCTGCTCCGGGTCGACCTCCGCGTCCGCCGGAGCGTCCGCGGAGAGATCGGCCACCGCGGCGGCCACCAGCAGCGCCTCGCATCCACCGGGAACGGCCTCGAGCAGCGACGCCTGGGTGAGGACGATGCGCGCGCCGGCCTCGGCCAGCAGCCCGGCGATCCGCTCGCGCGGGAGGGAGGGCTCCAGCGGCATGTACGCGCCGCCCGCCTTCAGCACCCCGACCAGGGCGACCAGGACGTCGGGCGAGCGGTCGAGCAGCAGCGCCACCCGCTCCTCCGGCGCCAGCCCGCGGCTCCGCAGCGTCCGCGCGACGGCGTTCGCCCGCCGGTCCAATTCGCCGTACGACAGCGTCGTGCCCTCGTGCACGACCGCCGGCGCGTCCGGGGCGCGCCGCGCGTGTGCCTCGATCTGCCGGTGAAGCGGCTCGATCGCGAAGTCCATCCGCGTGTCGTTGAACTCCACGACCGCGCGGTGCCGCTCGGCGGCGCCCAGGTACGCGAGCCCGCCGGCCGCCGCGTCCGGCTTGGCCAGGGCGTTCGCCAGCAGCGTCCGCCACCGCTCCGCCAGGCGAACGATCTCCAGCGCGCCGGGTCCCCCCGCCGCGCTACGCACGGCGCCGTGCAGCGCGCCGCCGTCCCGCACCAGCTGGAGCTGGAGCGGGAACGGCTCGGCGGCCGCGTCCAGCGCCAGCAGGCGGACCCCGGCCCCATCGATCGGCGGAGACGGCGGCCACGCGCAGTGCTCGAACCCCAGCGCCAGCCCGCGGTCGTCGGCGAGGGCCGGATGGTCCTGCCAGCGCGCGGCCTCGCCCCGGACGGCGGCCACGTTGCGCGCGAGCTCCGCGAACGGCCGGCCGTGCGCCACGTCCACCCGCAGCGGGAGGATGCGGGCGTACGGGCCCAGCGCGTCCTGCAGCGCGGGGTCGTCGCGGTACTCCACGACCTCGCCCAGGGCGAGCGCCTCGCGCCCCTCCGGCCGCGCGGCGAGGAGCGCCCACGAGGCCGCCAGCAGCGCGTCGGACGAGATCCCCAGCGCACCCGCCGCCGCATCCAACCGCTCGACGAGGGACGCATCGAGCGTGAACGCATGCAGCGCGTCGGCATCGATGCCGTCCGCGGAGATGGACGCGGCTCCCTGCGCCCTATCCACCTCCAGCGCGCGCGACCAGAAGGCGCGGGCCTCGTCGCCCTCCGCCTCCACCTCCGCCTGGCGCTCGTCCTGCCAGGCGGAGAACTCGGCGTACGCCAGCCGCTCGTCGTCGCCCGCGACCGGGGCGTACGCGCGGGCCACCTCCGCGGCCAGGTTCCCCAGCGTGCGCGCGTCGCCCCAGAGCGCGGGGACGGCGATCACCACCACGTGGCGCGCCTCCGACCGCCGCAGCAGCGTGACGCGGAGAAGGGGCCCGTTCTCCAGGTCCGGCGCCTCGCACCGCGCGCGGCGGAGGAAGGCGCGGACCTCGCGGAGCTCCGCGTCCGCCTCCCACCCGCTGGCGTCGGCTTCCTCGAACGCCGGCTCCAGCTCGTCGAGCAGCGCCTGGAAGGGAACCTTCAGGCCGCGCCGCGCACGGAAGACGGTGCGCAGCATCTCGTCGGCCGCCGCGACCCGGCGCACGGACTCCTCGAGCCGCTGCGGGTCGACGGGGCCCTCGACGAGGAGCGCGCACTGCAGCCAGCGCTGCGCGCCGCCCCGCAGCCAGGCGCGCCGCTGCTGGGCCGACAGCGGGAACATCTCGACCACGCGTCCCACGCCCGCCCGTTCGGAGGCAAGCACGCTCACAGGTCCGCCATGGTGCGCATGTCACCCATCGCCACCACGATCTTGCGCTTCCCCTTGAAGGGGTTGCGCGCGTGGGCCACGATCAGGTTGTCGACCATCAGGATGTCGCCCGCCTGCCACGTGTACGCCACCGACTCGCGCCAGTAGGTGTCGGTGATCTCGTCGACCACCTCGTCGGGGATGGGCGTGCCGTCGCCGTAGTAGACGTTGCGCGGCATGTCGTCGGGGCTGAACAGCGACGACAGCGCCTCGCGCACCTCGGGGTCCAGGCGCGACACGTGGTGCAGCTGGATCTGGTTGAAGAACACCTTCTCGCCGGTGGCGGGATAGGTGATCACCGCCGGCCGCACCTGCGAGGTGCGCAGCCCGTTCTCGGTCCACTGGAAGTCGGTCTCGGTCAGCCGGCAGTACTTCTCCACATCCTCGCGGCTGTCGGTGCGGAAGAACTCCCGCCAGCTCACGTCGAGGCCGTCGGTGAAGTTGCGCACGTACATCAGCCCCTTCTCCTCCATCGGCTCCACGATCTCGCGCGGCAGCACGTTGTAGATGTGCCGGCAGTCGGCGATCGGCGTCTCGCCGCCCTCCTCCGAGGGGATCACGCAGTGGAAGAACTGCCGGGCCGGGAACTTGGGCAGGTGCGAGCTCTCGTTGTGGAAGAGGATCGCCTTGTCGGCCGGATAGGGCGTGGAGTGGTAGACCTTGGTGCCGGTGGCCTCGGGCGGCAGGTCGCCGTAGTCGCCGAACAGCTCGGGGACCACCGCCTGCGCCACGCGCTCGAACGACGCGGTGGAGGGCACGCTGAAGCCGCGGAAGAGGATGGCGCCGTGCTTCGCGAACAGCGCGTCCACCTCGTCGCGGTGGTCGGCCACCCAGTCGGCCAGCTCGATGTCGCGCACCAGCGGCTGCACGATCAGCGGCATCGCGCGCCCCTCGATCATCGGCTCCTTCGACACCAGCTCGAGGTCGGCCAGGTCCACCGCAACGCGCTGGCGGCCGCTCTTCAGCTTGGAGAATCCGGTGCTCATGTGTGGCTCCTTGGGTCAGTCCTGGGTGAGGCTGGAAAGCGGCGCCGAGGCGTCGCGGAGGATGTGCTGCAGCACGGCGCCGAACGCACGCGCGAACTCCTCGACCGTGGCGCGGTCGAACAGGTCGGTGCGCCAGGTCCACTGCTCGGTGAGACCGCCGTCGGTCTCGGTGATGAAGAGCGCCAGGTCGAACTTGGCCCCGGTCGCGTCGAACTCGATCAGGCTCACGTCCACCCCCTCGGGGCGCGCCTCCAGCGGGGGCGTGTTCTGCAGGACGAAGAGCACCTGGAAGACGGGGGTGAGCGCCGAGCTGCGCTTCACCTTCAGCGCCTTCACCAGGGAGGCGAAGGGAAGGTCCTGGTGCGCGTACGCCCCCAGCGCCGTGGCGCGCACCCGCGCCAGCAGCTCGCGGAAGGCGGGGTCGCCCGACAGGTCGGCGCGCAGCGCCAGGTTGTTGACGAAGAAGCCGATCAGCCCCTCGGTCTCGAGCCGGTTGCGGTTGGCCACGTCAGTGCCCACCACCAGGTCGTCCTGCCCGGTGACGCGGTGCAGGAGCGCGTAGAACGCGGCCAGCGCGGTCATGAAGAGGGTGGCGCCCTCCGCCCGGCTCAGCTCCCGCAGCGCGTCCCGCACCTCCGCGCTCCGCTCGACCACGAGGGTGGCGCCGCGGTGGCTCGCGCGCGGCGGGCGGGGACGGTCGAGCGGGAGCCGCATCTCCTCGGGCGCGCCCTGCAGCTGGTCGACCCAGTAGCGCGTGAGCCCGTCGAGCACCGGGCCGCTCAGCCACCGCCGCTGCCACGCCGCGAAGTCGCCATACTGCAGCGGCAGCTCGGGAAGGGGCGACGCCTGGTCGCGCGCGAAGGCGTCGTACAGCGCCACTACCTCGCGCACCAGCACGCCCAGCGACCAGCCGTCGGAGGCCACGTGGTGCAGGGTGAGGAGGAGCGCGTGGTGCTCGGCGTGCAGCCGCACCAGCGTGGCCCGCAGCATCGGCGCGCGGGCAAGGTCGAACGGGCGCTCGGCCTCCGCCGCGGCCAGGCGGACGGCCTCGGCCTCGCGGCGCTCGGCGGGGAGCGATTCCAGGTCGATGCGCTCCATGCGGAAACACTCGGGCCCCTCCAGCCGCGGCGCGGCGCGTCCCTGGTCGGCGGGAAGCGCCGTGCGCAGCACCTGGTGCCGCCGGACGATCTCCGTCAGCGCGCGCTCCAGTGCGTCGGCGTGCAGCGGCCCGCGCAGCGCCAGCGGCACGGTGGAGTTGTAGGCCGCGCTCTCGGGGTCAAGCTGGTGCCGCACCCACAGCGGCTCCTGGCTCAGCGACAGCGGCGCGGCCTCGCCCGCCGGCAGCGGCTCCATCGGCGGCGCGCCCGCGGCGCCGGCCTGGAAGCGCTCCAGCACGGCGGCCAACTGCCCCACGGTGGGCGCGTCGAACAGGGCGCGCACCGGGAGCTCGACGTCGAAGGTCTTGCGGATGCGCGACACCAGCTGGGTGCCCAGCAGCGAGTCGCCGCCCAGCGCGAAGAAGTTGTCGTGCACGCCCACGCGGGCCGCGCCCAGCACGTCGGCCCACAGGCTGGCCAGCAGCTCCTCGCCCAGCGACCGCGGGGGAACGAAGGGCGCGCGGCCCGGCGCGCTGCGCTCGTCGGGCTCGGGGAGCGCGGCGCGGTCGACCTTGCCGTTGGGGGTGAGCGGAAGGGCCGGAAGCCAGACCAGGTGCGCCGGCACCATGTGCTCGGGAAGCTGCTCCTGCGCGTGGCGCCGCACCTCGTCGGCCGGGGGCGCGTCGGCGCGCGCGGCCACCAGGTACGCCGCCAGCCGCGGCTCGCCCGACGGGGCCTCGCCCAGCGTCACGGCCGCCTCGCGCACGGCGGGGTGGGCGCGCAGCACCGCCTCGATCTCGCCCAGCTCCACGCGGAAGCCGCGGATCTTCACCTGGTGGTCGGCGCGGCCCAGGAACTCCAGCGTCCCGTCGGCGTGGAAGCGTCCCAGGTCGCCGGTGCGATACAGCCGGCCGCCGGGCCCCTGGGTTCCGGTGGGATCGGGGACGAAGCGCTCCGCCGTCAGCGCCGGCCGCCCCAGGTAGCCGCGCGACACACCCCGTCCGCCGACGTAGATCTCGCCGATCTCGCCGGCGGAGACGGGGCGCAGGTCCGCATCCAGCAGGTGCACGCGGGCGTTGGCGAGCGGGCGGCCCAGCGGCACGCGGTGCGTCGGGCGGTCGCCCTCCACCGGCACCTCGTGGGTGAGGACGCCGACCGTGGTCTCCGTCGGCCCGTAGTGGTTCAGGACGCGCAGCCCCGGCGCCAGCTCCCGCACGCGGTCCACCAGCGCCCACGACGAAGCCTCGCCGCCCAGCACCAGCGCGCGCCGCGGGAGGACGCCCGCCGCGCCGTCGCCGGCCAGCAGGGCGGAGAGGTGGGAGGGGACGATCTTCAGGTAGTCGATGGCGTGCCGCGCGCCGTACTCGCGGAACGCGTCGGGATCCAGCACGCGCTCGGGGGAGATCACGTGCAGGCACCCGCCGGAGCAGAGCGAGGCGAAGAGGGTCGTGTGCCCCAGGTCGGCCGAGAAGGTCGACACCGTGGCGAAGCTCTCGCCCTCGCCCACCCCCAGCGCGCGGGTGATGCCGCGCACGTAGTTGGCGAGCTGCCGGTGCTCCACGGCCACGCCCTTGGGCTCGCCGGTGGAGCCGGAGGTGAAGAGGACGTAGGCGAGATTGCCGGCGGACGCCGCGCGGCCGGACGGCGCCTCCGCGTCCGACGGCGCGTCCGCGTCGACCAGGACGGTCTCAACGCCGGAGATCCGTCCGCCCAGCGCCTCGCTCGTCACCACGACGCCGCATCCGGCCTGCTCCAGCAGGCGCTGCAGCCGCGCCGGGGGCTGATTCGCCTCGAGCGGCAGGTAGGCGCCGCCCGCCTTCATCACCCCCAGGATGGCGACGATCCAGTCCGCCGAGCGCTCCAGCAGCACGCCGACAGGGACGTCGGGGCCCACGCCCAGCGCGCGGAGCCGGCGGGCCAGGCCGGCGGCGCGCGCGTCCAGCTCGCCGAAAGTGAGGACCTCGTCCTCGTACCGCACGGCGGGCGCGCCGGGATTGCGCGCGGCGGCGGCCTCGATCCACTCGTGGACGCAGCCGTCCGCCGGCCCGTCGGCGTCGGTGTCGTTGAAGATGGCGATGCGCGCGCGGTCGCCGTCCGTCAGGAGGTCGAGCGCCTCCACCGTCGCGGCGGGATCGGCCAGGGCGCCGGCCAGCGCGGCCCGGTACTGCTCCGCCAACTG
This genomic window contains:
- a CDS encoding TauD/TfdA family dioxygenase yields the protein MSTGFSKLKSGRQRVAVDLADLELVSKEPMIEGRAMPLIVQPLVRDIELADWVADHRDEVDALFAKHGAILFRGFSVPSTASFERVAQAVVPELFGDYGDLPPEATGTKVYHSTPYPADKAILFHNESSHLPKFPARQFFHCVIPSEEGGETPIADCRHIYNVLPREIVEPMEEKGLMYVRNFTDGLDVSWREFFRTDSREDVEKYCRLTETDFQWTENGLRTSQVRPAVITYPATGEKVFFNQIQLHHVSRLDPEVREALSSLFSPDDMPRNVYYGDGTPIPDEVVDEITDTYWRESVAYTWQAGDILMVDNLIVAHARNPFKGKRKIVVAMGDMRTMADL
- a CDS encoding amino acid adenylation domain-containing protein; the protein is MTPQTTTEPLAVPAMAPAATLAYRLSPQQKCRWTHAPRTAAVQCALRLDPGVDAAGVRAALDAVVARHEALRTTFLGRAGLKVPLQAIHDAGAAGWSEWDVPASADAEAERRAVDEALAEQRGRELDPASGPAVHAVLLTRGGVPHLLLLRVSALCADPASLANVAGELAALLRGDGASLPGEDDLVQYLQFSDWQHELAEGEEAEEARRHWAKHPWATQPPLQLPFVSGEAGGDTAPASAPVAIDDALAARADALAAEQGATTEAVLLAAWKTLLWRLARQPDVVIGTVSDGRPFEEMRTAVGLYAGALPTHARIEPAFRFTDVLRRTRKAVEESRQWQDAFAAVLESEDRLLPDAAFQYVEWSADDGLALHALVPAEDRAAVTLFAVRQGTRLHAEVRYDANRVSESAARQLAEQYRAALAGALADPAATVEALDLLTDGDRARIAIFNDTDADGPADGCVHEWIEAAAARNPGAPAVRYEDEVLTFGELDARAAGLARRLRALGVGPDVPVGVLLERSADWIVAILGVMKAGGAYLPLEANQPPARLQRLLEQAGCGVVVTSEALGGRISGVETVLVDADAPSDAEAPSGRAASAGNLAYVLFTSGSTGEPKGVAVEHRQLANYVRGITRALGVGEGESFATVSTFSADLGHTTLFASLCSGGCLHVISPERVLDPDAFREYGARHAIDYLKIVPSHLSALLAGDGAAGVLPRRALVLGGEASSWALVDRVRELAPGLRVLNHYGPTETTVGVLTHEVPVEGDRPTHRVPLGRPLANARVHLLDADLRPVSAGEIGEIYVGGRGVSRGYLGRPALTAERFVPDPTGTQGPGGRLYRTGDLGRFHADGTLEFLGRADHQVKIRGFRVELGEIEAVLRAHPAVREAAVTLGEAPSGEPRLAAYLVAARADAPPADEVRRHAQEQLPEHMVPAHLVWLPALPLTPNGKVDRAALPEPDERSAPGRAPFVPPRSLGEELLASLWADVLGAARVGVHDNFFALGGDSLLGTQLVSRIRKTFDVELPVRALFDAPTVGQLAAVLERFQAGAAGAPPMEPLPAGEAAPLSLSQEPLWVRHQLDPESAAYNSTVPLALRGPLHADALERALTEIVRRHQVLRTALPADQGRAAPRLEGPECFRMERIDLESLPAERREAEAVRLAAAEAERPFDLARAPMLRATLVRLHAEHHALLLTLHHVASDGWSLGVLVREVVALYDAFARDQASPLPELPLQYGDFAAWQRRWLSGPVLDGLTRYWVDQLQGAPEEMRLPLDRPRPPRASHRGATLVVERSAEVRDALRELSRAEGATLFMTALAAFYALLHRVTGQDDLVVGTDVANRNRLETEGLIGFFVNNLALRADLSGDPAFRELLARVRATALGAYAHQDLPFASLVKALKVKRSSALTPVFQVLFVLQNTPPLEARPEGVDVSLIEFDATGAKFDLALFITETDGGLTEQWTWRTDLFDRATVEEFARAFGAVLQHILRDASAPLSSLTQD